The Nicotiana tomentosiformis chromosome 2, ASM39032v3, whole genome shotgun sequence genome includes the window AAATAATTCATGTCGACGCACATGTTCTTTACAGTAATACATAAACAAGCACTATagtaagaaaaataatttaatgaaCTAAAGAACAGAAAATGCATTGCATTAGTCAGTATAACGATACCGTCATTTGGCAACAAGACAATATACCTTATATCAAGGCACACAAGCAACTATGGCAGAGACTCACGACCACGGGACATAAtcaaaacatatatataattGGGTACGACTCCAAGTTTAATTATTCAAAAACACAAGAACCTGATTAAACTAAAATGAAAATACGAACAACTTGCTCTAATGTTTTactttttaaagattaatttctGAAATAGAGATTAAACTTCATGAGATTAAGGAAATATAAAGTACACATCTCTATATACACACAAAACATTGCTCAGAGGGAACAGAAAATAGCCACAAACTAAAGTATGAAAAATAAAACTACTTACAGATAGCGAAACAAATTTTACTTGCTCAAACTTGAACGCTGAAGCTCCAGTTAAACCTCAGAAGCTAATATTGCAACAGAACAAATAGCTGAGTTATGGTACTCGTAATTGGACAAAAATATATCTTTGCACAATgccaaaaatataaaaagtcagCATGTATAAGCAGATAAAATCTAAATTACAAACTTGTTCACAGAGAATCAATCCACAAAATGACAATACTTATCCAACTAATTTTTGGTTTAAGTTGTCTGTTTCAGCTAGGTTTTCCAGACAAAAAGATGAGCATCTACATGAGAAATCAAATATCTACAAACTGGACAAGTATGTTTCAGCTAGCTCTTCCCTAATTTGGACAGGAACTAAAGAGGGAAGCTTCTACGTTAAAAGCATTTACACTTTGCTACAATTCTTCATAAACGAGTGACAGACATCAATATTGTTTGTCATATTTAGCAGACAAACATATATAGAATGAGGGCTCTTTTTTTTTTAGAGTGTTCCCATATACCATATTGTTAAAGCTCTTGATACAAGATAAGAAATTAGGAAGTAAAGATACCAGAATTTAATTGTCTTATCTCTTTTTGTGTAAAATTAAAAATGGATCCACTTTCAAGATTCATATGCTCAATTCATTATATTTAAATTAGACCCAAACCCAATCAAAGAACTCATGTATATAATTATTGTTCAAGCTTCCCAAACCCAATCAGAGAATTGCACAGTAACTGAAACAAGGATGATAATTGTCAGAGTCATTTATTTCTGGTTAAAGACTTGATGTTCAAAGAACTAATTATTGACAATTCCTATTTTCCATGAAGAAGCAATATATTTTAGTACTAATAAAATGGGTGCATACGATTCCAATGTAGAAGATTCATATAGACGATCCCAACTAGTTTAGGACTTCCTTAAAGACAAGATATAGACCATTCACCTTTATTAAATAATAATTCAAGACcccataaaaatctaaaaaaagaataagaaacaATTAAGAAAATGCTCCCCTTATAAATTCTTGAGTACACACAAGTGAAGATGGATAATTCAACAAATATTGGAACCTAAAAAGTATGGAGAAAAAAAGTTTGACTTTCTTCATCCATGTTCTCTAACTATCAAAAGCTATGACAGGGCAAATAAGAATACTGTATAAACTAACTTATAGTTCAGTTCTTGGTTGTATAAAGCCCAAACAAGACTTCAAATTCGCAGAAATCAGAATTACCCATCAATAGATATACTAAAATTCAAACCTACatgagaaaggaaacaacaagatGAAAAGAACCATTTTTTTGTTGACTTAAAAGAAACCAACACAAAATAGATATACTAAAATGAAAACCCACATGAGTACTTCAGATAATCATAATTCAGAAATGCAAAGTACCATTTTTTTCATTAACTTCAAAACAGATACGCCCCAGAAATTGTGGAattgaaaagaagaagaaacaccTAAAGAGTAACGAGGAGAACTACTCTTGAATAGTGATTCCAAGAGCTAAATGAAGCTCAGTCGAATTGAGAGAATAGAATCATAGATAAGAGAGAATGTTATTACTCTTTAGAACAATAGCTAAGTACAGAAGAAAGGTTTTGTGAGCTATATAGGTGAATCCACGTGATGTGCAGTtagttagttataactaacttTTGGAAATCACATGACCCACACGTGCCTCTTCTAACAACCTTCTCTAACAGTTTTAACTACTAACTCGACTACTAAGTCGATTACTCCTTATCATTTAACTATGGATTCAACTATGATTACTCTGTAACTGTGCTTATTACATACAGATACGTATCAATACCCCTCTCTTCAGAGAATCCTTGTCCTCAAGGATTCAAAAATGGAAACTTGAGCTTAAAATCTTGTAGATCATCCCAAGTGATGTCCTCTGGTGCAGCATTCATCCATTTGACAAGGACTTGTGTTATTGCCTTGTCATGCTTCTTGGCCAGCCTCCTATCCAATATTACTTCAGGTTCTAGTAGGACATGTCCTGAGTCAGAATGGATCACAGGCAATGTCACGGACGCAATGTGAGCCCCCAACTTTTTCTCGAGCAGTGAAACATAGAAAGTTGGGTGGATCTTATAGTGTAGAGGTAGAGCTAAATTGTAAGCCACCTGTCCCACCttggcaatgatttggaagaggTCAAAGAACTTAGCAGATAATTTCTGATAAGAATGATTATTTAAGGAGAGCTGCATGTAAGGTTGTAACTTGATGAAGACCCAATCACCAACTTGATAGCTTCTATCAGTTTTGCGTTTGTCTGCTTGTACTTTCATTCTATGTTGAGATTTCTCGAGATGAGCCTTTAAGGCTCTTAATGTAGCTTCTCTTGCCTACAAGCTCCTATCTATCACATTCATATAGGAATCAAAAGATTGGTAAGGAAGTAGATAAGGTGGTTTCTGACCATAAACAGCTTCATATAGAGTCATATTGTTGGCTGAGTGAAAGGTTTTGTTGTACCACCATTCTGCAAGAGGCAACCAATGTGTCCATACCTTTGGTTTATCAAGGGGTGCACCTCAAGTATCCATTCCAAACATCGATTGACAACTTCACTTTGGCTATCTGTTTGAGGGTGATAGGCAGAAGAAGTCATAATTGAGACTTTTTATAATTTGAACAGCTCTTGCCAAAATCAATTTGTGAATACCTTGTCCCTGTCATACACAATGGTTCTAGGCATTCCATGATGTTTGAATACTCATTCCATGAAAATTTGGGCTACCTCTAAGGCTGTGTAAGGATGTTTGAGGGCCATAAAATAAGCAGCCTTGCTGAGTTTGTCTAACATTACAAAATGACCTCTTTACCTGCAGCCTTAGGCAATCCTTTTGTGAAATCCATAGAGATATCTTGCTAATCTCGTGCAGGGATAGGTAAAGGCTGCAATAGCCCTAGGTAAGCTACATTCTTTCCCTTGCACCTCCGACACACATCATATTCCCTTACATAGTGATACACATCCTACTTCATCTTTTTCCAGTAGAAATCTTGTTTTAATTTGTTGAGGGAAGCTGTGATACCAGAGTGTCCTCCAATAGCATTGTCATGATAGAATGACAATAATCTTTTCCTCAGCTCAAGATCTGCACCAACCATCATTCTCCCTTTCCTGTTAAGGATGCCACCTTGAAGCAAGTAGTGAGGTTTATGACAGACACTAGATTGCAGCGTTTGAACTAGCTTTTGGAGTACTAGATATTGTATCCAGCTATGCATAACTGCTTCCAAAAGTTTAGAAAAGACACCAGAGATACTGAATAGTTCAATTGGATCCCCCTTCTTGGAAAGAGCATCAGTTTCAATGTTGTCATTGCCCTTTTTGTAAGAGATGGTGTAATCATAACCTAATAGTTTGATTTTCCATTTTTGTTGGATGGGAATGATAATTTTCTGCTCCAGTAGATACTTGAGACTGTGATGGTTAGTCTTGATTACAAACTACCTTCCTAGTAGGTAAGGTCTCCAATTTTGGACTGCAGTAACCAATGCTAGCAACACCCTCTTATAGTCTGATAGTGCCTCATTTTTCTCTGATAAGCCTTTGCTGAAGAAAGTTATAGGCCTGCTATCTTGATCTAATACTGCTCCAATTCCAGAACCAGAAGCATTAGTTTCTACTACAAACTCTTTGTTGAAATCAGGTAGTGCTAGAACAGGTGTTGTAGTGAGTGGCTTTTTCAAGTCTTCAACTGCATGAGTGGTAGCAGAGTTCCGGATGAAATTCTCCTATTTCAGCTGATCATGCAAGGGTCTTGTAATAATACCATACACCTTTATAAACTTTCTGTAGTACCTAGTGAGACCTAAGAAACCCCTCAAGCTATTTAGGGTAGTTGGTTGAGGCCAATTCACTACTGCTTCCACCTTCTGGTGGTCCATAGCAACTCCCTCTTTAGAGATTACATGGCTCAAGTAATCTATTTGTTTCACTCCAAAGGCACACATGCTTTTCTTGACATAGAGCACATGTGATCTCAATACTTGAAAAGTTTCCTCAAGGTGAATTAGGTGATCTGCCCAGCTAGCGATGTATCTAAGAATATCATCAAAGAAAACCAAGACTGATTTTCTAAGGAAGTCATGAAATATCTGATTAATTAGGCTTGGAATACCGAGGGTGTATTAGTTAGGCCAAAGGGCTTGACCATGAATTCATAGTGGCCATGGTGAGTTCTAAAAGGATGCAGTCTTTGGAATATCAGACTCATACATTCTGATTTGGTGGTATCCAGTTCTAAGGTCTAGCTTATAAAGATACTCAGCTCCATATAGTTAATCTAATAATTCCTCAATGACATGGATTGGGAATTTGTCCTTCACTGTGCAATCATTCAATTATTTCTAATCCACACACATACTCCATGTGTCATCTTTTGCTTTTTACCATCACAATTGGTGAGGAATAACGACTGGTGCTATGTCTGATTACACTAGAGGCTAATATCTCATCCACCATTTTCTCTATTTCATTCCTCTGAATAGTTGGATACCTATAAGGTCTCTTGTTGATTGGAGAAGTACCTTCCTTCAAGAAAATCCTATGATCATGCATCCTAAAATAAGGAAGTTTGCTCGGCTCTTCAAATAGATCACCATATTTCTGTAGTACCAGCTGCAGATCTGCAGGTTCACGTTGAGTCTCCAGCTGAGATTCCAAAGAGAACAAGCTGGCATCTTCCTCTATTGATTCTTCTGTTATAATGCCTAATGATATCATACATAGCTCTGCAGGTTTAGCTAGCAACTTATCTATTTTTCCAGATTGGATTAGCTTAGCAGTAGGAGGCTGGATGCCCCTCAATGATATCTTTTGGCCCATGATAGTGAACTCCATCTTGAGCTTCCTGAAATTCCACATGATATATCCAAGCTATCTCCAAGGAAACTCCCTGCATTTTCCATATCAACTTCTTGCACACATAGCTACTGAAACTGTAAATGGTGAGATGGCAGTCAAAGAACATCCTAATCTCTTGGAAGTTTTGAGATCAAAACAATTATGTGTGCTACCAGTATTAACAAGTACATGTACTGCTTTTTCTTTAATAGAGACTGTCACTATCATGGTTCTAAAATCATGAATATCATTCATAGCATGTACAAATGCATGAGGTAGGATGGACCATTCAGGATCAGTTTCTAAACCATGTGCTATCATGGTTAGTAATTTTGTAGGATCCAACATCACTTCTTCCTCCAAATCTACTGGTCCAATACACTCATCCACTTCCATGGAAAAGAATTGCCTTCTCTTCTTGCAGATGTGGCCTGGAGTGTACTTCTCATCAAAGTTAAAACATAATCCTTTACTCCTCCTCTCCTCCATTTCAGCATGAGTTAAAAGTTTAGGAAATTTGTAGGGTAGTTTAGGGTTAACAGGGTAAGGGTGTTGGTATCTTGGGAAGATCTGGGTAGT containing:
- the LOC138905659 gene encoding uncharacterized protein, whose amino-acid sequence is MEERRSKGLCFNFDEKYTPGHICKKRRQFFSMEVDECIGPVDLEEEVMLDPTKLLTMIAHGLETDPEWSILPHAFVHAMNDIHDFRTMIVTVSIKEKAVHVLVNTGSTHNCFDLKTSKRLGCSLTAISPFTVSVAMKLKMEFTIMGQKISLRGIQPPTAKLIQSGKIDKLLAKPAELCMISLGIITEESIEEDASLFSLESQLETQREPADLQLVLQKYGDLFEEPSKLPYFRMHDHRIFLKEGTSPINKRPYRYPTIQRNEIEKMVDEILASSVIRHSTSRYSSPIVMENFIRNSATTHAVEDLKKPLTTTPVLALPDFNKEFVVETNASGSGIGAVLDQDSRPITFFSKGLSEKNEALSDYKRVLLALKIIIPIQQKWKIKLLGYDYTISYKKGNDNIETDALSKKGDPIELFSISGVFSKLLEAVMHSWIQYLVLQKLVQTLQSSVCHKPHYLLQGGILNRKGRMMVGADLELRKRLLSFYHDNAIGGHSGITASLNKLKQDFYWKKMK
- the LOC138905658 gene encoding uncharacterized protein; the encoded protein is MKVQADKRKTDRSYQVGDWVFIKLQPYMQLSLNNHSYQKLSAKFFDLFQIIAKVGQVAYNLALPLHYKIHPTFYVSLLEKKLGAHIASVTLPVIHSDSGHVLLEPEVILDRRLAKKHDKAITQVLVKWMNAAPEDITWDDLQDFKLKFPFLNP